GCACCGAAAAAGCGCATGCTTTTGACCATTTTCGAATCGGAGGTTTTATCATGAGTAAGTTTTTTGTAACCGTCAATGGCGTAAATTATGAAGTAGAAGTCAACGAAGCCGGCACCGCCGCACCCGCGCCCGTTGCACCCGCACCGGCCGCCGCGCCTGCTGCTGCGCCCACGCCGTCAACCGCCGCGCCTGCAGAGGGCGAGAAGGTGACCAGCCCCATGCCCGGCACCATTGTGGATGTGTCTGTATCCGCCGGCCAGCAGATTAAAAAGGGCGACCTGCTCTTTGTGCTGGAGGCCATGAAAATGGAAAACGAAATCCTTGCACCCTGTGATGGCACGGTGGCGCAGGTGTCCACCAGCAAGGGCGCGTCCGTCAACAACGGCGATCTGCTGGCTGTCATCAAATAAACCATGCCATCTCGCATGAAATAGGGGTGAAAATAAATGTTTGACTTTGGAAAGTTCTTTTCCAGCATGGGGTTTGCCTCGGCGGATTGGCAGAACTACGTGATGCTTCTCATCGCGGCGGTGCTGATCTATCTGGCGATTGCAAAGCAATATGAGCCGCTGCTGCTGATTCCCATCGCGTTCGGCATGATCCTGGCCAACCTGCCGCTGGCGGGTTTGATGGATGGGCCGAAGGATGGGCAGCTTGGTGGCCTGCTGTACTACCTGTACCAGGGCGTAAAGCTGGGCATCTATCCGCCGCTGATATTCCTGGGCATTGGCTGTATGACGGACTTCGGCCCGCTGATCGCCAATCCCAAAAGCTTGATACTGGGCGCTGCCGCCCAGCTGGGCATCTACGTGGCGTTCATCGGCGCGCTGCTGCTGGGCTTTGAGCCCCGCGCGGCGGCCTCCATCGGTATCATCGGCGGCGCGGACGGCCCCACGGCCATCTACCTGACTACGCGCCTGTATCCCGATCTGCTCGGGCCCATCGCCGTGGCGGCGTATTCCTACATGGCGCTGGTGCCCATCATCCAGCCGCCCATCATGCGGGCACTCACCACCAAGAAGGAGCGCCTTGTCAAGATGGAGCAGCTGCGCACCGTAACCAAGCGCGAGAAGATCGTCTTCCCTATCATGGTGACGATCCTTGTCTCCTTCATCCTGCCTTCGGCCGCGCCCCTTGTCGGCATGCTGATGCTGGGCAACCTCTTTAGAGAGAGCGGCGTGGTGGACCGCCTGAGCAAAACTGCGCAGAACGAGCTGATCAACATCGTCACCATCTTCCTGGGCGTGACGGTGGGCGCGACTGCCTCGGGCAAGACCTTCCTTGCGCCGCAGACGCTCTTTGTTATCGCGCTGGGCCTGTTCGCCTTCGCCTTCGGCACGGCCGGCGGCGTGCTCTTTGGCAAGATCATGTACAGAGTTACTGGCGGCAAGGTCAACCCGCTCATCGGCTCGGCCGGCGTCTCGGCTGTGCCCATGGCCGCCCGCGTCGCCCAGGTGGTGGGGCAGAAGGAGGATCCCTCCAACTTCCTGCTCATGCACGCCATGGGTCCCAATGTTGCCGGCGTCATTGGCTCGGCCGTTGCCGCGGGTGTGTTTTTGACCATCCTCGGCTAGCATCATCCATATAGATAGGAGGAGTTATCATGGCTCATAAAGTATTGATTACCGATACCATTTTGCGCGACGCGCATCAGTCGCAGGCCGCTACCCGCATGCGCCTGGACGAGATGCTGCCCGCGTGCGAACAGCTCAATAAAGTCGGCTATTACGCAATGGAGGTGTGGGGCGGCGCCACGTTTGACAGCTGCCTGCGCTTTTTGAACGAGGACCCCTGGGACCGCCTGCGCGCCCTGCGCAAGGCCTTGCCCGATACCAAGCTGATGATGCTGCTGCGCGGCCAGAACATCCTGGGCTACAAGCACTACGCCGACGACGTTGTGGACGCCTTTGTCGCCGCCGCCATCAAAAACGGCATCGACATCATCCGCATCTTTGACGCGCTCAACGATGTGCGCAACATGGAGACCGCCGTCAAGGCCACTAAGAAATACGGCGGCCATGCGCAGATCGCCATGAGCTACACCATCAGTCCCGTACATACGGAGGATTACTTCGTGGACCTGGCCAAGAAATGCGAGGCCATGGGCGCGGACTCCATCTGCATCAAGGACATGGCCAACCTGCTGCTGCCCTACGAGGCCTACAAGCTGGTCAAACGCCTGAAAGAAGCGGTCAGCATCCCCATCGAGTTGCACACCCACAATACGAGTGGCACGGGCGACATGACGCTGCTAAAGGCCATCGAGGCGGGGGTGGATATCGTTGATACCGCGCTGTCCCCGCTGGGCAACGGCACCGCGCAGCCCGCGACCGAGCCGCTGGTGGCCACATTGCAGGGCACGGACTACGACACCGGCCTGGACTTAAAGCTGCTCTCGGATATCGCCGTGCACTTCCGCGATGTGGCGGCCCGCCTGCAGCAGGATGGTTTCCTGGACCCCAAGGTGTTGCGCGTGGATATCAACACGCTGCTCTACCAGGTGCCCGGCGGCATGCTCTCCAACCTGATCAGCCAGCTCAAGCAGCAGGGTGCGTCCGACCGTCTCACCGAGGTGCTTGAGGAAGTGCCGCGCGTGCGCAAGGACTTCGGCTACCCGCCGCTGGTCACGCCCACCAGCCAAATTGTGGGCACCCAGGCAGTGCTCAACGTGCTGGCAGGGGAGCGTTACAAGATGGTGACCAAGGAGTCCAAGGCGCTGCTGCGCGGCGAGTACGGCCAGCTGCCCGCGCCGGTGGACGAGGACGTGCGCAAAAAATGCGTGGGCGACGCGCCTGTGATCACCCATCGCCCCGCCGATGATATCGCGCCGGAGATGGAGAAGTACCGCCAGGAGATCGCCGATTACATCCAGCAGGATGAGGACGTGCTTTCCTACGCACTGTTCCCGCAGGTTGCCATGAAGTTCTTTGAGGCCCGCAAGGTCGGCAAAGAGGGCAAGCCCGAGGCAGCGGAGGCGCCCAAGCCCGCAGCTGAGCCGATCAAGGCGGAAGTGGGCGACGTGCAGTACGTCATCGAGTTCAAACGCACCAAATAAGCAAGTCAGCGATAAGCAAGGGCCGGCCCGCAAAATGGGGCGGCCCTTTATCCTTGAATGCGGAGCCATTTTGCGTAAAAAAGGAGCGAAGATATGCGGCTACTACTGACCAACGACGACGGCATTGAGGCCATGGGCATCCAGACGCTGGCGCGCGTGCTGCAGCAGGAGCACGAGGTGCTTGTGGTTTCCCCCAGCACCGAGCGCAGCGCAAACAGCCATTCCATCTCCATACG
Above is a window of Maliibacterium massiliense DNA encoding:
- a CDS encoding oxaloacetate decarboxylase subunit alpha — protein: MAHKVLITDTILRDAHQSQAATRMRLDEMLPACEQLNKVGYYAMEVWGGATFDSCLRFLNEDPWDRLRALRKALPDTKLMMLLRGQNILGYKHYADDVVDAFVAAAIKNGIDIIRIFDALNDVRNMETAVKATKKYGGHAQIAMSYTISPVHTEDYFVDLAKKCEAMGADSICIKDMANLLLPYEAYKLVKRLKEAVSIPIELHTHNTSGTGDMTLLKAIEAGVDIVDTALSPLGNGTAQPATEPLVATLQGTDYDTGLDLKLLSDIAVHFRDVAARLQQDGFLDPKVLRVDINTLLYQVPGGMLSNLISQLKQQGASDRLTEVLEEVPRVRKDFGYPPLVTPTSQIVGTQAVLNVLAGERYKMVTKESKALLRGEYGQLPAPVDEDVRKKCVGDAPVITHRPADDIAPEMEKYRQEIADYIQQDEDVLSYALFPQVAMKFFEARKVGKEGKPEAAEAPKPAAEPIKAEVGDVQYVIEFKRTK
- a CDS encoding biotin/lipoyl-containing protein — translated: MSKFFVTVNGVNYEVEVNEAGTAAPAPVAPAPAAAPAAAPTPSTAAPAEGEKVTSPMPGTIVDVSVSAGQQIKKGDLLFVLEAMKMENEILAPCDGTVAQVSTSKGASVNNGDLLAVIK
- a CDS encoding sodium ion-translocating decarboxylase subunit beta codes for the protein MFDFGKFFSSMGFASADWQNYVMLLIAAVLIYLAIAKQYEPLLLIPIAFGMILANLPLAGLMDGPKDGQLGGLLYYLYQGVKLGIYPPLIFLGIGCMTDFGPLIANPKSLILGAAAQLGIYVAFIGALLLGFEPRAAASIGIIGGADGPTAIYLTTRLYPDLLGPIAVAAYSYMALVPIIQPPIMRALTTKKERLVKMEQLRTVTKREKIVFPIMVTILVSFILPSAAPLVGMLMLGNLFRESGVVDRLSKTAQNELINIVTIFLGVTVGATASGKTFLAPQTLFVIALGLFAFAFGTAGGVLFGKIMYRVTGGKVNPLIGSAGVSAVPMAARVAQVVGQKEDPSNFLLMHAMGPNVAGVIGSAVAAGVFLTILG